In Cryptosporangium aurantiacum, one DNA window encodes the following:
- a CDS encoding quinone oxidoreductase family protein produces MRAYVLAAAGATAAVTDAAEPGPPGAGEVRIRVRRSSVNPSDRMMAGGFFRWMEHRYPAVLGRDFAGVVDEVGEGVTRFAAGDEVFGFVKRPYVGDGTFAEYVTIPADRFAIHRPQGLSVEDAGVLGVAGATALQCVDALACAPGETVLVNGATGGVGAFAVQLARRAGLRVFATAHGDAAEQHIRGLGADATVDWTVGDVAAQVRVLAPDGVHGIVDLVSSDFDAITALAGPVLVPGRAVAATRSGAPDSADLAVHGIHCSPAVDLLHRLADAVLDGLVVPLVASYPLEKVDDAFAALSRAPLGKVGLEIG; encoded by the coding sequence ATGAGGGCCTACGTGCTGGCCGCTGCCGGGGCGACCGCCGCGGTGACCGACGCGGCGGAGCCCGGCCCACCGGGCGCCGGTGAGGTGCGGATCCGGGTGCGGCGCTCCTCGGTCAACCCGTCGGACCGGATGATGGCGGGCGGTTTCTTCCGCTGGATGGAGCACCGCTACCCGGCGGTCCTCGGGCGTGACTTCGCCGGTGTCGTCGACGAGGTCGGCGAGGGCGTGACCCGGTTCGCGGCCGGTGACGAGGTGTTCGGTTTCGTCAAACGGCCGTACGTCGGGGACGGCACGTTCGCCGAGTACGTCACGATCCCGGCCGACCGGTTCGCGATCCATCGTCCGCAGGGCCTGTCGGTCGAGGACGCGGGTGTTCTCGGCGTCGCGGGTGCGACCGCGCTGCAGTGCGTGGACGCGCTGGCCTGCGCGCCGGGCGAGACCGTGCTGGTCAACGGTGCGACCGGCGGGGTCGGCGCGTTCGCGGTGCAGCTGGCCCGGCGCGCCGGCCTGCGGGTGTTCGCGACGGCACACGGCGACGCCGCCGAGCAGCACATCCGTGGCCTCGGCGCCGACGCGACCGTCGACTGGACGGTCGGTGACGTCGCCGCTCAGGTGCGGGTACTGGCCCCGGACGGTGTTCACGGCATCGTCGATCTGGTCTCCTCCGACTTCGACGCGATCACCGCGCTCGCCGGGCCGGTGCTGGTGCCGGGCCGTGCGGTGGCGGCCACCCGGAGCGGCGCGCCGGACTCCGCCGACCTGGCCGTCCACGGCATCCACTGCTCGCCGGCGGTGGACCTCCTGCACCGGCTCGCCGACGCGGTGCTCGACGGGCTCGTGGTTCCGCTGGTCGCGTCGTACCCGTTGGAGAAGGTCGACGACGCGTTCGCCGCGCTGTCCCGAGCGCCGCTCGGCAAG
- a CDS encoding oligopeptide/dipeptide ABC transporter ATP-binding protein, which yields MSTQLQPDGRALPDGRALLDVRDLTVDFDAGRALGLRRRRATAVDNVSLDIRPGETLGLVGESGSGKSTTGRAILRLVDTTSGTITFDGVDVTKLGHTTPLSYRRAVQAVFQDPLASLNPRHVVSRAVTTSLARHGVDNRAERAAEAFERVGLSRAHLNRYPAELSGGQRQRVAIARALALEPRLVVCDEAVSALDLSTQSQIINLLADLRESTGMSYLFIAHDLGITRHISHRIAVLLGGRLVEVAPTAQLFDSPRHPYTRALIAASPASHPEGRDRRRARRAAHRQGKREEAIPRGTAGCPFRNRCDRVMDVCHTVTPPLQLLDDGSKVACHLYEESR from the coding sequence GTGAGTACACAGCTGCAGCCGGACGGCCGGGCGCTGCCGGACGGTCGGGCGCTGCTGGACGTCCGGGACCTGACCGTCGACTTCGACGCGGGCCGGGCCCTGGGCTTGCGCCGCCGGCGGGCGACCGCGGTCGACAACGTCAGCCTCGACATCCGCCCCGGCGAGACGCTGGGCCTGGTCGGCGAGTCCGGATCCGGCAAGAGCACGACCGGGCGGGCCATCCTGCGGCTCGTCGACACGACCAGCGGCACGATCACGTTCGACGGTGTCGACGTGACGAAGCTGGGCCACACGACGCCGCTGTCCTACCGGCGCGCGGTCCAGGCCGTGTTCCAGGACCCGCTCGCCTCGCTCAACCCGCGGCACGTCGTCTCCCGCGCGGTGACGACGTCGCTGGCGCGGCACGGCGTCGACAACCGGGCGGAGCGGGCCGCGGAGGCGTTCGAGCGGGTGGGCCTGTCCCGCGCGCACCTGAACCGGTATCCGGCGGAGCTGTCCGGTGGTCAGCGGCAGCGCGTGGCGATCGCGCGGGCGCTGGCGCTGGAGCCGCGGCTCGTCGTCTGCGACGAGGCGGTGAGCGCACTCGACCTGTCGACGCAGAGCCAGATCATCAACCTGCTGGCCGACCTGCGGGAGTCGACCGGGATGAGCTACCTGTTCATCGCGCACGACCTCGGCATCACCCGGCACATCTCGCACCGGATCGCGGTGCTCCTCGGCGGACGGCTGGTCGAGGTCGCGCCGACCGCCCAGCTGTTCGACTCGCCCCGGCACCCGTACACCCGGGCGCTGATCGCCGCGAGCCCGGCGTCCCACCCCGAAGGGCGTGACCGGCGCCGCGCCCGCCGCGCGGCGCACCGGCAGGGCAAGCGGGAGGAAGCGATCCCGCGCGGGACCGCCGGCTGCCCGTTCCGGAACCGGTGCGACCGGGTGATGGACGTCTGCCACACGGTGACCCCGCCGCTGCAGTTGCTGGACGACGGCAGCAAGGTCGCCTGCCACCTCTACGAGGAGTCGCGATGA
- a CDS encoding dipeptide/oligopeptide/nickel ABC transporter permease/ATP-binding protein translates to MTHLSIPDPEVAAHTGSGPAGSRRVLTGVLRQPAAVVGLLFLLVVAGAAIFADWLAPYAPTEKDFDHPLSGPSSLHWLGTDDVGQDTLSRLIYGARIALLVAFGSVGIAMAIGVPFGLLLGYRGGWRDRLGSRLIDVSDALPGILLGFAVIAVLGRGLFNLMLAIGLIFCMGFARTTRAVALAERQKLYVDAAKVAGLRTPAILFRQVLPNLAGALIVQGSVFLASAIMVESALSFLGIGLESETPTWGAMLSNAAANTQQPFLALPPGLAIVFTVLAFNIVGVGIGDALTGTGRGLSRRGRKRRRPTPQAPRPAAPVVSESRAVLEFRDVTVAVEGRKRPTPLVQDVSLAIGRAEVVALLGESGSGKSMLARSALGLLPAGVELASGSVWFEGKRIDDLDHRGMRKIRGAGMAVVLQDPMSALSPVHTIGRQIGEPLRAHAGLTGKAARERAVELLDRVGVEDARRRLNDYPHQFSGGMAQRVAIAMALAAGPRLLIADEATSALDVTTQSQVLDLLLELRDDLDMAILLITHDLGVVAESCDRAAVMYAGELVEVNDVTSLFDKPRHPYTAALLAANPTSEADVVRLPTIPGRVPPAGEWPVGCHFAGRCAYARTECTERAVPLVHDVRCARADELTLEVTSR, encoded by the coding sequence ATGACCCACTTATCGATACCCGACCCCGAGGTGGCGGCGCACACCGGATCGGGCCCGGCCGGCTCGCGGCGCGTGCTGACCGGTGTCCTGCGGCAGCCGGCGGCGGTCGTCGGACTGCTGTTCCTGCTCGTGGTCGCGGGTGCGGCGATCTTCGCGGACTGGCTGGCGCCGTACGCGCCGACCGAGAAGGACTTCGACCACCCGCTGAGCGGCCCGTCCTCGCTGCACTGGCTCGGCACCGACGATGTCGGCCAGGACACGCTCAGCCGGTTGATCTACGGCGCCCGGATCGCGTTGCTCGTCGCGTTCGGTTCGGTCGGCATCGCGATGGCGATCGGCGTTCCGTTCGGGCTGCTGCTGGGCTACCGCGGCGGCTGGCGCGACCGGCTCGGCTCGCGTCTGATCGACGTCTCGGACGCGCTGCCCGGCATCCTGCTCGGGTTCGCGGTCATCGCCGTGCTCGGCCGAGGCCTGTTCAACCTGATGCTGGCCATCGGCTTGATCTTCTGCATGGGCTTCGCCCGCACCACGCGCGCGGTCGCGCTCGCCGAACGACAAAAGCTCTATGTGGACGCCGCCAAGGTCGCCGGGCTGCGGACACCGGCCATCCTGTTCCGGCAGGTGCTGCCGAACCTCGCCGGTGCGCTGATCGTGCAGGGCTCGGTGTTCCTGGCCTCGGCGATCATGGTCGAGTCGGCGCTGAGCTTCCTGGGGATCGGCCTGGAGTCGGAGACTCCCACCTGGGGCGCGATGCTCAGCAACGCGGCGGCCAACACGCAACAGCCGTTCCTGGCGCTCCCGCCGGGGCTGGCGATCGTGTTCACGGTGCTGGCGTTCAACATCGTCGGCGTCGGGATCGGCGACGCGCTGACCGGCACCGGCCGCGGCCTGTCCCGCCGCGGCCGCAAACGCCGCCGCCCGACGCCGCAGGCGCCGCGCCCGGCCGCACCAGTTGTGTCCGAGAGCCGTGCCGTTCTGGAGTTCCGGGACGTGACCGTTGCCGTGGAGGGGCGCAAGCGGCCGACGCCGCTGGTTCAGGATGTGTCGCTGGCGATCGGCCGGGCCGAGGTCGTCGCGCTGCTCGGCGAGTCCGGTTCCGGCAAGTCGATGCTCGCCCGGTCCGCGCTCGGGTTGCTACCGGCGGGCGTCGAGTTGGCGTCCGGATCGGTGTGGTTCGAAGGGAAGCGGATCGACGACCTCGACCACCGCGGTATGCGGAAGATCCGCGGCGCGGGGATGGCCGTCGTGCTCCAGGACCCGATGTCCGCGCTCTCGCCGGTGCACACGATCGGCAGGCAGATCGGCGAACCGCTCCGCGCCCACGCCGGGCTCACCGGCAAGGCGGCCAGGGAGCGGGCGGTCGAACTCCTCGACCGCGTCGGCGTCGAGGACGCCCGGCGCCGGCTGAACGACTACCCGCACCAGTTCTCCGGCGGCATGGCGCAGCGCGTCGCGATCGCGATGGCGCTGGCGGCCGGTCCGCGGCTGCTGATCGCCGACGAGGCGACCTCGGCCCTGGACGTCACCACCCAGAGCCAGGTGCTCGACCTGCTGCTGGAGCTGCGGGACGACCTGGACATGGCGATCCTGCTGATCACCCACGACCTCGGTGTGGTGGCGGAGAGCTGCGACCGCGCGGCGGTGATGTACGCGGGCGAGCTGGTCGAGGTCAACGACGTAACGTCGCTGTTCGACAAGCCCCGGCACCCGTACACCGCGGCGCTGCTCGCGGCGAACCCGACCAGCGAGGCCGACGTCGTCCGGCTGCCGACGATCCCCGGCCGGGTGCCGCCCGCGGGGGAGTGGCCGGTCGGCTGCCACTTCGCCGGGCGCTGTGCCTACGCCCGGACCGAATGCACCGAGCGGGCGGTTCCGCTCGTCCACGACGTGCGCTGCGCACGCGCCGACGAACTCACGCTGGAGGTGACGTCCCGGTGA